The Streptomyces cadmiisoli genome has a segment encoding these proteins:
- a CDS encoding ABC transporter permease, with protein MTHETEATTATSTGPGAPRTQGRGKEFDRPRFLWLVTGLVLILMLTPIVTVAVYSFNAQNSLAVMDGWSLRWYRELAGDQDILASLRLSFWIALVAAVTATVLGTLLAFGLQRGRPAVARTGQSLIFLRLVSPETALGVALLLMFTQLGVELSLTTVVIGHVALCTAFVTVVVRSRLVAIAAEVEDAALDLGARPWQAIWLVVLPLLRPAIITSALLSFVLSFDNFITSYFTSGLGVAPLPVRIYSMIRFGVTPEINAIGILMLLLTVACVALAALLPRLFRRRSYLAEVSTK; from the coding sequence ATGACACACGAGACCGAGGCGACCACCGCGACCAGCACCGGGCCAGGTGCGCCCCGTACTCAGGGACGCGGCAAGGAGTTCGACCGGCCGCGGTTCCTCTGGCTGGTCACGGGCCTGGTCCTGATACTGATGCTGACGCCGATCGTGACCGTGGCCGTGTACTCGTTCAATGCACAGAACTCTCTGGCCGTCATGGACGGCTGGAGCCTGCGCTGGTACCGCGAGCTGGCCGGAGATCAGGACATCCTCGCCTCACTGCGACTCAGCTTCTGGATCGCCCTGGTCGCCGCCGTGACGGCGACCGTGCTCGGCACACTGCTCGCCTTCGGCCTGCAGCGCGGCCGACCAGCCGTGGCGCGCACCGGACAGAGCCTGATCTTCCTGCGGCTGGTCTCACCCGAGACCGCGCTCGGTGTGGCACTGCTGCTCATGTTCACCCAGCTCGGCGTCGAACTGTCGCTGACGACGGTCGTCATCGGGCACGTGGCGTTGTGCACCGCCTTCGTCACCGTCGTCGTCCGCAGCAGGCTCGTCGCCATCGCCGCGGAGGTCGAGGACGCGGCACTCGATCTCGGCGCACGGCCCTGGCAGGCGATCTGGCTGGTCGTGCTGCCCCTGCTGCGGCCGGCGATCATCACTTCGGCGCTGTTGTCGTTCGTACTGAGCTTCGACAACTTCATCACGTCCTACTTCACCTCGGGGCTGGGCGTGGCCCCGTTGCCGGTACGCATCTACTCGATGATCCGCTTCGGGGTCACCCCGGAGATCAACGCCATCGGCATCCTGATGCTGCTGCTCACGGTGGCGTGCGTTGCCCTGGCCGCGCTGCTGCCCCGGTTGTTCCGGCGTCGCTCCTACCTCGCGGAGGTGTCCACAAAGTGA